A section of the Bryobacteraceae bacterium genome encodes:
- a CDS encoding membrane protein — protein MRGSAARPAIAARDPSRGSLRTMWSRWLVLSAALLFSTGGVAIKSTAFGAWQTAGFRSAVAAFVLYALLPQARRLRDARAWLVGIAYALTLVFFVQANKLTTAANTIFLQSTAPAYLLILGPLLLHEKPRRRDLLVAAALAAGMALFLTGAEQSASTAPNPRAGNLWAAASGLTYAFALAGLRWQARYSGHSAAALSTITAGNLLAALFCLPFAVPVGSARPFDWAVILYLGVFQIGLAYWCLTRGMREVPAFEASILLLAEPVLNPLWTWLLLDEKPGPQALAGGAVILAATLWKALSERQTTAADVAELTRHSSGDSQA, from the coding sequence ATGCGCGGCAGTGCGGCGCGTCCCGCGATTGCCGCGCGCGACCCGTCCAGAGGTAGCCTGAGAACGATGTGGAGCCGCTGGCTGGTCCTTTCGGCCGCGCTGCTGTTTTCCACCGGCGGCGTGGCGATCAAGTCCACCGCATTCGGCGCCTGGCAGACGGCAGGCTTCCGCAGCGCCGTGGCCGCTTTTGTGCTCTATGCTCTATTGCCACAGGCGCGCCGGCTGCGGGACGCGCGGGCGTGGCTGGTGGGCATCGCCTATGCGCTGACGCTCGTCTTTTTCGTCCAGGCCAACAAGCTGACCACCGCCGCCAACACGATCTTCCTGCAATCCACCGCCCCGGCGTATCTTTTGATCCTCGGCCCGCTGCTGCTTCATGAAAAACCGCGGCGGCGCGACCTGCTGGTGGCGGCGGCCCTGGCGGCCGGCATGGCGCTGTTCCTCACCGGCGCCGAGCAGAGCGCCTCCACCGCGCCGAACCCGCGCGCCGGCAACCTGTGGGCCGCAGCCTCAGGCCTCACCTATGCGTTCGCGCTCGCCGGCCTGCGCTGGCAGGCACGTTACTCCGGCCACAGCGCCGCCGCCCTCTCCACCATCACCGCCGGCAACCTTCTCGCCGCGCTCTTCTGTCTGCCGTTCGCCGTGCCTGTCGGCAGCGCGCGCCCGTTCGACTGGGCGGTGATTCTCTATCTGGGCGTCTTCCAGATCGGCCTGGCCTACTGGTGCCTGACGCGCGGCATGCGCGAGGTGCCGGCCTTTGAGGCCTCCATCCTGCTGCTGGCCGAGCCGGTGCTGAATCCGTTATGGACGTGGCTGCTGCTGGATGAGAAGCCGGGCCCACAGGCGCTGGCCGGCGGCGCAGTGATTCTGGCGGCGACGCTGTGGAAGGCGCTGAGCGAGAGGCAAACGACGGCGGCCGATGTTGCGGAGCTTACACGCCACAGCTCCGGCGACAGCCAGGCTTGA
- a CDS encoding acetoacetate metabolism regulatory protein AtoC, whose product MARGEGNNQKAGMKTRILIVEDEEKLRRVLALHLEGLGHEVMTTASAEEALRLAGQANLVLTDLRLPGMNGLDLLEALQRQNARLPVIVMTAYSSVETAVEAMKKGAADFLPKPFSLDHLATVVRKALEVQQLREENAQLREELGRRYRIENVIGTGPKMQEVLAAVMRVAPTRTTVLLCGESGVGKDLIARVIHHHSPRAAQPFVKINCTTIPENLMESELFGYEKGAFTGASASKPGKFELADRGTVFLDEIGDVPPAVQVKLLRVLQDREFERLGSNRTRQIDVRVIAATNADLRRALEEGNFREDLYYRLNVFPITIPPLRERREDIPLLAERFLRKFAAETGSRVEEISPEAMRKLVEYHWPGNVRELENVIERSLLYADGRVLLPEHIRLDYAPRRAVNGMAGAVDGFLPEGMTLDEYEQHLIREALRRAGGNKSQAARLLGLTRNALRYRLSQMGLE is encoded by the coding sequence ATGGCGCGCGGCGAAGGCAATAATCAGAAGGCGGGCATGAAGACGCGCATCCTCATCGTCGAGGACGAGGAAAAGTTGCGCCGCGTGCTGGCTCTGCACCTGGAGGGCCTCGGCCACGAGGTGATGACCACGGCCAGCGCCGAGGAGGCGCTCCGGCTGGCGGGGCAGGCGAACCTGGTGCTCACCGACCTGCGCCTGCCCGGCATGAATGGCCTGGATCTGCTGGAAGCGTTGCAGCGGCAGAACGCGCGGCTCCCGGTCATCGTGATGACGGCCTATTCGTCGGTGGAAACGGCTGTGGAGGCGATGAAGAAGGGCGCGGCGGATTTCCTGCCCAAGCCGTTCTCGCTGGACCATCTGGCCACGGTGGTGCGCAAGGCGCTCGAAGTGCAGCAGCTCCGCGAGGAGAACGCGCAGCTTCGCGAGGAGCTGGGCCGCCGCTACCGGATCGAAAACGTCATCGGCACCGGACCGAAGATGCAGGAGGTGCTGGCGGCGGTGATGCGCGTGGCGCCAACGCGGACAACGGTGCTGCTGTGCGGCGAAAGCGGCGTGGGCAAGGATCTGATCGCGCGCGTCATCCACCATCATTCGCCGCGCGCCGCGCAGCCGTTCGTCAAGATCAACTGCACGACGATCCCCGAGAATCTGATGGAGAGCGAGCTGTTCGGCTATGAGAAGGGCGCCTTCACCGGCGCCTCCGCCTCCAAGCCGGGCAAGTTCGAGCTGGCCGACAGGGGGACGGTGTTTCTCGACGAGATCGGCGACGTGCCCCCGGCCGTGCAGGTGAAGCTGCTGCGCGTGCTTCAGGACCGCGAGTTCGAGCGGCTCGGGAGCAACCGCACGCGGCAGATCGACGTGCGCGTCATCGCCGCCACCAACGCCGACCTGCGCCGTGCGCTCGAGGAAGGCAACTTCCGCGAGGATCTGTACTACCGCCTGAATGTCTTTCCGATCACCATTCCCCCGCTGCGCGAACGCCGCGAGGACATTCCGCTGCTGGCCGAGCGCTTCCTGCGCAAGTTCGCCGCCGAGACGGGCTCGCGCGTCGAAGAGATCTCGCCGGAGGCGATGCGGAAGCTGGTCGAATACCATTGGCCCGGAAACGTGCGCGAGCTGGAAAACGTGATCGAGCGGAGCCTGCTGTACGCCGACGGCAGGGTGCTGCTGCCCGAACACATCCGCCTGGACTACGCGCCGCGCCGCGCCGTCAATGGCATGGCCGGCGCGGTAGACGGGTTCCTGCCCGAAGGCATGACGCTCGACGAATACGAGCAGCACCTGATCCGCGAGGCGCTGCGGCGGGCAGGCGGCAACAAGAGCCAGGCGGCGCGCCTGCTTGGCCTGACGCGCAACGCGCTGCGTTACCGGCTGTCCCAGATGGGCCTCGAGTGA
- the rpsA gene encoding 30S ribosomal protein S1, with translation MNPADTPNLTEVPPAEEAAAPQDASFGDLLAAYEAAQGNGDEGAALEGTVVSINDETIVVDVGRKMEGILRRDTPGLPADLAPGATLMVNITGRTDDGYYLLSTIRVEQPRDFSGLQSAFEGKHVILGVVTEPVKGGLRVQVADGVYAFLPASRSGIREIAELPTLVGQQIECRITKLDIENPDRPDIVVDRRCVLEEQAAAARQAAFERLQEGMVIEGRVRTVTDFGAFVEIAPGIDGLLHVTDMSWQRVDKPSSVVSPGQTIEAKILKINRQSRKISLGLKQLQPDPWTQATSTLKPGDRVRGKVVRLAEFGAFVEIAPGVDGLIHLSEMSWTKRVRRPEDVVQVGDIVETVVLDVKPAERRISLGLKQALGNPWDTAATRFAPGTVVEGPITTVAEFGAFVDLGDGIEGMVHVSDITREKRVQHPKEVLSPGQVVKAQVVEVDPEKRRIRLSMKALEPTSADIFISEHQVGDVVTGRVVETHSTHAKIEISEGVHARCRLKEEAKADGKARAAAADVDDLAAMLAARWKGGASLESDRKTLRTGQLRRFRITALDPAHRRIEVEPAD, from the coding sequence ATGAATCCCGCCGACACCCCGAATCTGACTGAAGTCCCGCCTGCCGAAGAGGCCGCCGCGCCGCAGGACGCCTCCTTCGGCGACCTGCTGGCCGCCTACGAGGCAGCGCAGGGCAATGGCGATGAAGGCGCCGCGCTGGAAGGCACGGTGGTCTCCATCAACGATGAAACGATCGTGGTTGATGTGGGCCGCAAGATGGAGGGCATTCTCCGGCGCGATACGCCCGGCCTGCCGGCGGACCTGGCGCCCGGCGCCACTCTGATGGTCAACATCACCGGACGCACCGACGACGGCTATTACCTGCTTTCCACGATCCGCGTCGAACAGCCTCGCGATTTCAGCGGGCTTCAGTCGGCCTTCGAAGGCAAGCATGTAATCCTTGGGGTGGTGACCGAACCGGTGAAAGGCGGACTGCGCGTGCAGGTGGCCGACGGCGTTTACGCGTTCCTGCCCGCCTCGCGCAGCGGCATCCGGGAGATCGCCGAGCTGCCCACGCTGGTCGGCCAGCAGATCGAGTGCCGCATTACCAAGCTCGACATTGAGAACCCGGACCGGCCGGACATCGTTGTGGACCGCCGCTGCGTGCTCGAAGAGCAGGCGGCCGCAGCGCGGCAGGCGGCATTCGAGCGGCTCCAGGAAGGCATGGTGATCGAGGGGCGCGTACGGACGGTCACGGATTTCGGCGCCTTCGTCGAGATCGCGCCCGGCATCGACGGGCTGCTTCATGTCACCGACATGAGCTGGCAGCGCGTCGACAAGCCTTCCTCCGTGGTGAGCCCGGGCCAGACCATCGAAGCGAAGATCCTCAAGATCAACCGCCAGAGCCGCAAGATCTCTCTCGGCCTGAAGCAGCTTCAGCCGGATCCCTGGACCCAGGCCACGTCCACGTTGAAGCCGGGCGACCGCGTGCGTGGCAAAGTCGTGCGGCTGGCCGAGTTCGGCGCGTTTGTCGAGATCGCGCCAGGAGTGGACGGGCTGATCCACCTCTCGGAGATGTCCTGGACGAAGCGGGTGCGCCGGCCCGAGGACGTGGTGCAGGTGGGCGACATCGTCGAAACGGTCGTTCTGGACGTGAAGCCCGCCGAACGGCGCATCTCGCTGGGTCTGAAGCAGGCCCTGGGCAATCCGTGGGACACCGCCGCCACACGCTTCGCCCCTGGCACGGTGGTTGAGGGGCCCATCACGACCGTGGCGGAGTTCGGCGCCTTCGTCGACCTGGGCGATGGGATCGAGGGCATGGTCCACGTCAGCGACATCACGCGCGAGAAGCGCGTGCAGCATCCGAAAGAGGTGCTCTCGCCCGGGCAGGTGGTGAAGGCCCAGGTGGTGGAAGTGGACCCCGAAAAGCGCCGCATCCGGCTCTCGATGAAGGCGCTGGAGCCGACCTCGGCCGACATCTTCATCAGCGAGCACCAGGTGGGCGATGTCGTCACCGGGCGGGTGGTGGAGACCCACTCGACCCACGCCAAGATCGAGATCAGCGAAGGCGTCCACGCCCGCTGCCGGCTGAAGGAGGAGGCCAAAGCCGACGGCAAGGCGCGCGCTGCCGCTGCCGATGTCGACGACCTGGCCGCCATGCTGGCCGCCCGCTGGAAGGGCGGCGCTTCGCTTGAAAGCGACCGCAAGACGCTGCGCACCGGCCAGTTGCGCCGGTTCCGCATTACCGCGTTGGACCCCGCCCACCGGCGCATCGAAGTCGAACCGGCCGACTGA
- a CDS encoding RNA polymerase subunit sigma-24: MTEEGATLAIEGAACRGARIDASMDEAATIRAAQSGDAEAFERLVRSYDQQVLRLAMNLLRNPDDARDVYQETFLRVYRNLPSFRFDCQFSTWLYRIAANLCLDQLRKRRVRRTESSTVETDEGTVDRLEAVPESRPQGDPQRAALNVELRASIESALESLTPRERLVFELRHFHGMRLREIGEALGSSEEAAKNCLFRATQKMRQALGEFL; this comes from the coding sequence ATGACGGAAGAGGGAGCGACTCTGGCGATCGAAGGCGCTGCCTGCCGCGGCGCCAGAATCGATGCTTCAATGGATGAGGCCGCCACCATCCGCGCGGCGCAGTCGGGCGACGCGGAAGCCTTCGAGCGCCTGGTGCGCTCCTACGACCAGCAGGTCCTCCGCCTCGCCATGAACCTGCTGCGGAATCCCGACGACGCCCGCGACGTCTACCAGGAGACGTTTCTCCGCGTCTACCGCAACCTGCCGAGCTTCCGCTTTGACTGCCAGTTCTCCACCTGGCTGTACCGAATCGCCGCCAACCTGTGTCTGGATCAGTTGCGGAAGCGCCGGGTGCGGCGCACCGAATCGTCAACGGTGGAAACGGACGAGGGCACAGTGGACCGCCTCGAGGCAGTCCCGGAGTCACGACCGCAGGGAGACCCGCAACGCGCGGCGCTGAACGTCGAGCTGCGCGCTTCCATTGAAAGCGCGCTGGAATCACTGACGCCGCGCGAGCGGCTCGTCTTTGAGCTGCGCCACTTCCATGGCATGCGGCTGCGCGAGATTGGCGAGGCGCTTGGCTCGAGCGAAGAAGCGGCCAAGAACTGCCTGTTCCGCGCGACGCAGAAGATGCGGCAGGCGCTGGGAGAGTTCCTATGA